From the genome of Labedella gwakjiensis:
ATCGAGGATGCGTCGTGTGGCCTCCGGTGTGCGGTCGCTCGGCGACATGCCGGTACCCCCCGTCGTGATGATCACGGCCGGGGAGGTGGCGACGAGCGACGCGAGCACCTCCGCGACGTCGGCGTCCGCGGCGATCGTCACCCCGTCGACCGCGTAGCCGTGCTCCTCGAGCCAGGCCGAGATCGCAGGACCGGTCGTGTCCTCCCGTGTGCCCGCGGCGCCGGCCGTCGAGGCGACGAGGACGGCCGCCGTACCCGGACGCAGCGCGTCGCGGGTCCAGTGCCCGCGCTTGCCGCCGGTCTTCTCGACGAGCTTGAGGTCGTCGAGGATCGCCTCGGGGTCCACGGCCTTCACCATGTCGTGCAGCGTGAGCCCCGCGATGGCGACGGCGGTGAGCGCCTCCATCTCGACGCCCGTGCGGCCCGTGGTCTTGGCCGTGGCCGTGACGACGATCGCGGCCTCGTCGAAATCGAAGTCGACCGAGACCGAGGTGAGCGGGAGCGGGTGGCACAGCGGGATGAGGTCGCTCGTGCGCTTCGCGCCCTGGATGCCGGCGATGCGCGCGGTCGCGAGGACATCGGCCTTCGGGAGGTCGTCGGCGCGGACGAGGGCGACGACGTCCGGGCGGGTGAGGAATCGCGCCGTGGCGGTGGCCGTTCGATCGGTCACGTCCTTGCCGCCCACGTCGACCATGCGCGCGCGCCCGTCCGCGTCGAGGTGGGAGAGGGTGGTGGGGGATCCGGCCGTCATGCTGCCCATGCTGTCACAGCGCCCTGACCTAGAGAGCCCAGACGGTGACGGTGTCGCCAGCTCGCAACTCGACGGCCTCCTCCGGAACGATCACGAGGGCGTCGGAGGCCGCGAGACCGGCCACGAGATGCGAGCCGGGGCCCGAGACGAGGGTCACACCGTCGCCGTCGAACCGCGCCCGCAGGAACTGGCGCTTGCCCGACACCGAGCGCAGATCCTCGGTGAGGGGTCTCGTCGACGCGGTGCGCTCCGGCAGCCCGGCTGCGCGACGGAGGAGCGGCGCGACGAAGACCTCGAAGGACAGCTGCGTGCTCACGGGGTTGCCGGGGAAGCAGACCACGGGCGTGCCGTCCACCGTCGCCGTCGCCTGGGGACCACCCGGCTGCATCGCGACGGAGCCGACCTCGGCGCCGAGGGGTTCGAGACTCTCGCGGACGACCTCGTAGTCGCCCATCGAGATGCCGCCGGAGGTGAGGACGACGTCGGCCTGCGCGGTCGCCGTGGCGAGCGCCCGACGGAAGTCGTCCACGTCGTCCGCGACGCGCTCGCGCACGACGACCTCGGCCCCGGTCGCTCGTGTCGCCGCCGCGAGCGCTGTGCCGTTGGAGTCGAACACCTGACCGCGGACGGGATCCGTGCCAGGGGCGACGAGTTCGGCGCCCGTCGTCACGATCGCCACCCGCACGCGCCGCCGCACCGAGACCGTCGTCATGCCGGACGCCGCGAGGACGGCGAGGTGTCGAGAGGCCAGGCGGAGTCCGGCCGGGAGCAGTTCGTCGCCTGCGCGGACGTCGCTCCCGCGTTCGCGCACGTATTCGCCCACGGCGCGCGGACGCCCGATCCGGACGGTCTCCGCATCCTCGGAATCATCCCCGGGCGTCGTGTCCTCGACCGGCACCACGGCGTCCGCTCCCTCGGGAACGATAGCGCCCGTCATGATGCGCACCGTCGTCCCGGGCTGCAGGACACCGGGATCGACGGGTCGAGCGGCGATCTCACCGACCACGGGCAGCGACACGGGGGCGTCGGCGATGTCGGCAGCGATCACCGCGAAGCCGTCCATCTGCGAATTCCGGAAGAGGGGGAGGTCGACGGGCGAGACGACGCGTGCGGCGGTCACGCGACCGGCCGCCTCATCGATGGGCATCGTCTCCTCACCCGTGTCGAGCGCTCCGGCGAGAAGACGCTCGATGTGGTCGGCGTGCTGCTCGACCGAGCGGCGGGGGAAGGTCGGCATGGGTCAGTACCTCACGATGGTCGGGTCGACGGCACGGGACCAGGCGTCGATCCCGCCGTCCAGATGGCGGGCCGCCACACCGGCGTCCCGCAGGATTCGGAGCGCCGATGCCGAGCGGATGCCGTGGTGGCAGTACAGGACCACGGGACGGGAGTCGTCGATCTCGCCGATCCGCTCGGGCAGCTCTCCGAGCGGCAGGAGAACGGACCCGGTGATCGCGGCGATCTCCGCCTCCCACGGCTCGCGCACGTCGATGAGCGTCACGTCGGGGAGGAGGCCCGCGAGGTCGTCGGCGCTCAGGGTGTCCGCATCCGCGTCGTCGGCCGACGCGGAGTCATCGGCGACGACCCCGCAGAAGGCGTCGTAGTCGATGAGGCCCGTGACCGGTTCAGCCTCCGGGTCCTCTGCATAGGCGAGCTCACGGAACGTGCCCGCGAGGCCGTCGAAGACGGTGACGCGACCGACCAGGGGGTCGCCGAGCCCCGTGATGATCTTGATCGCCTCGCTCGCCATGAGGGACCCGACGACGCCGACGGTGGTCGGCAGCACGCCCCCGACGGCGCACGACAGCACCGAGCCCGGTGGAGGGGGCGTGGGGAAGAGGTCGCGGTACTGCGGTCCTCGACTCGCCCACGCGACGCCCACCTGACCGCCGTACTGCGAGACGGCGCCCCAGACGAGCGGCAGATCGGACAGCGCGGCTGCATCGTTGGCGAGGTAGCGGGTGGGGAAGTTGTCGCTGCCGTCGAGCACGAGGTCGTAGTCGGCGAAGAGGTGGAGCGCGTTGTCGGCGGAGAGCCGTTCGGTGTGGCGGACGACGACGGCATCCGGAGCGATCGCCGCGACGCGGTCGGCGGCCGAGTCGACCTTCGCCCGTCCGACGTCGGCGGTGCCGTGCACGAGCTGTCGGTGGAGGTTGCTCGTCTCCACCCGGTCGTCGTCGATGATGCCGATGGTGCCGACACCGGCTCCCGCGAGCGTGGGGATCACGGTGCTGCCGAGTCCACCGGCGCCGATGACGAGGACGCGAGCCGCTCCGAGGCGCTCCTGACCCTCGAGCCCGAACCCCGGGAGCGCGATCTGGCGGGCGAAGCGGGCCGAGCGAACGGAATCGGGCATGCGGCGATTATCGCACCGGCCACTGACACCGGGTCCGTGCTCAGCGCGGCCGGACGGGGGCGCGGACCGCCGTGTCGGTGGCGGATGCGAGGATCGAGCCATGACGAGTTCGCCGGAGTCCTGGAGGGACGCCCTCGCGACCTTCCGGCACGACGCGCCCGAACCGTCCGTCGGCGCGAGCCGCCGACCGCGCACCGGGCTCGCACTGCAGTTCGAACTGCGCGAGATGATCCCGCGCACGGCGCATCGGTGGAACGGGCCGACCTCCCGCTCTGTCGCGATCCCTCGTGCGAACGGCCGCGGTGCCGCGCGTTCCGCCTCCGCGGAGGACGAGGTGCCCGGAACGGGTGAGTTCCGCCTCGCCGCGCGCCCCACCGCCGAGACCTCCAAGGGGTGGGCGCGCGGCACGATGACGTGGACCAACCTGCCGCACCTCCTCAACCGCATGAACCTCGACCCCGAGCAGCACCGGTGGTTCTGCGAACTCGGCGCGCTCCACCGGGCCGCCGGCGCGATGGCGCTCGATCCCGACGCGAGCCTCCTCTTCCTCGACGAATTCGCGAACCCTGTTCTGTGGGCGATGCTCGGGCAGGCCGCCGATCTCCGGATCCCCCTCATCGGCACGGGTTCCGGGTCGAGCGTGGCTGTCGGTTCCCGCGCCCGTCTCCTCGTCGATCTGCGCCGCGAGTCGCAAGGCGTCCGGCTCGAGCCGTCGCTCCTCTTCGATCTCCCGACCACGGGTCGGACCGCCGATGTGCGCCTCGCCCGCCCGATCGGTGCCCACGGCGTATCGATCGTCGACCCGCGCGACCCGCGCGACATCGTCATCGCGGCCACCGCTGCGCCCCTCGGCTCCGACGAACTCGCCATCCTGCGAGGCCGCGGCCCTCTCGCGGACGGTCTCGTGGTGCCCGCGGACGCGGTGGACGAGTTCCTGTCCACCTACGTGCCCGGGCTGCGCGAGCGGCTCGAGGTCGTCAGCGCCGACGACTCCGTGGTCCTCCCGGACGTGGTCCCGCCCGTCCTCGTCCTCCGCGTGGCGTTCGCCACAGGTCACCGCACGGAGCTCACCTGGCGCTGGCGGGTGTCCAGGGGTGGTGCACCCTTCACGCCCGTCTCGGAGTTGATCCCTCCCGGTGTGCTGCCGGACGCCTGGCTCCCGGATGCGGCGTCCGAGCCCGACGGCGCGACGCGAGTGAGCGGCGCCGGCTCCGAGGCCCCTCCTCCTCCTCTCGACGTGACGCTCGAGGGCGTCGAGTCCGCGCACTTCGTCACCGAACTCCTGCCGCGGCTCCGCACGCTCGATGGCGTACGTGTCGAGACCACCGGCACGAAACCGTCCTACCGCGAGCTCACGGGCGATCCCGAGCTCGTGGTGTCGACGATGCCGAGCGACAAGCGCGACTGGTTCGACCTCGGTGTCACCGTCACGGTCGACGGACGCACGATCCCGTTCCTCCCGCTCTTCACGGCTCTCGCGAAGGG
Proteins encoded in this window:
- a CDS encoding ThiF family adenylyltransferase, which encodes MPDSVRSARFARQIALPGFGLEGQERLGAARVLVIGAGGLGSTVIPTLAGAGVGTIGIIDDDRVETSNLHRQLVHGTADVGRAKVDSAADRVAAIAPDAVVVRHTERLSADNALHLFADYDLVLDGSDNFPTRYLANDAAALSDLPLVWGAVSQYGGQVGVAWASRGPQYRDLFPTPPPPGSVLSCAVGGVLPTTVGVVGSLMASEAIKIITGLGDPLVGRVTVFDGLAGTFRELAYAEDPEAEPVTGLIDYDAFCGVVADDSASADDADADTLSADDLAGLLPDVTLIDVREPWEAEIAAITGSVLLPLGELPERIGEIDDSRPVVLYCHHGIRSASALRILRDAGVAARHLDGGIDAWSRAVDPTIVRY
- the glp gene encoding gephyrin-like molybdotransferase Glp; the protein is MPTFPRRSVEQHADHIERLLAGALDTGEETMPIDEAAGRVTAARVVSPVDLPLFRNSQMDGFAVIAADIADAPVSLPVVGEIAARPVDPGVLQPGTTVRIMTGAIVPEGADAVVPVEDTTPGDDSEDAETVRIGRPRAVGEYVRERGSDVRAGDELLPAGLRLASRHLAVLAASGMTTVSVRRRVRVAIVTTGAELVAPGTDPVRGQVFDSNGTALAAATRATGAEVVVRERVADDVDDFRRALATATAQADVVLTSGGISMGDYEVVRESLEPLGAEVGSVAMQPGGPQATATVDGTPVVCFPGNPVSTQLSFEVFVAPLLRRAAGLPERTASTRPLTEDLRSVSGKRQFLRARFDGDGVTLVSGPGSHLVAGLAASDALVIVPEEAVELRAGDTVTVWAL
- the moaCB gene encoding bifunctional molybdenum cofactor biosynthesis protein MoaC/MoaB, yielding MTAGSPTTLSHLDADGRARMVDVGGKDVTDRTATATARFLTRPDVVALVRADDLPKADVLATARIAGIQGAKRTSDLIPLCHPLPLTSVSVDFDFDEAAIVVTATAKTTGRTGVEMEALTAVAIAGLTLHDMVKAVDPEAILDDLKLVEKTGGKRGHWTRDALRPGTAAVLVASTAGAAGTREDTTGPAISAWLEEHGYAVDGVTIAADADVAEVLASLVATSPAVIITTGGTGMSPSDRTPEATRRILDRELPGIAEAIRAAGLAKTPTAALSRGLAGTSGGTVVVNLPGSRGGVKDGLAVLDGLLDHLVAQIAGGGAHE